A genomic window from Caldalkalibacillus salinus includes:
- the rlmD gene encoding 23S rRNA (uracil(1939)-C(5))-methyltransferase RlmD yields the protein MAKTKNEAHQTANSDRTKAKPKPNKRNRNDNQQKAKGQKQQGHQRKKNSQGQNKNKRPNKGIVSQARIGQEVTITIKRLGINGEGVGYFKKQVVFIDGALPGEVVIATITSIERNYAKAEIKKVREPSPERVKPPCPIYSECGGCQLQHLSYKGQLQEKKDQVIQAFERYTTFTAETLPIADTIGMDNPWGYRNKGQLQVGTAGNDVIAGLYKQGSHELVDLSECAVQHPKTNEVIQKTKDILQKLDIPIYNERKRRGVIRTIVTRIGFETGQLQLVLVTRTKEIPRLKELLLDIRFNCPEVKSVIQNINPSKTSAVFGDETVLLWGDERIEEELGELAFSLSPRAFFQLNPQQTVKLYDKVKAYAALTGEEIVVDAYCGVGTIGLWLADQAKEIRGMDVIPEAIMDARENARKSGVENAIYDIGKAETWLPKWVNEGYRPDVVIVDPPRTGCDDKLLQTIIKVRPQRLVYVSCNPSTLAKDCQQLFKAGFELQALQPVDMFPHTSHVEVVSQLVLRDTNSS from the coding sequence AACCGCCAACTCAGATCGGACAAAAGCAAAGCCTAAGCCGAATAAACGAAATCGGAACGACAACCAGCAAAAGGCGAAGGGTCAAAAACAGCAGGGTCATCAGCGTAAAAAAAATAGTCAAGGGCAAAACAAAAACAAAAGACCGAACAAAGGCATTGTGTCTCAAGCACGCATCGGCCAAGAAGTGACCATTACGATCAAACGATTAGGGATTAACGGGGAAGGCGTTGGCTACTTCAAAAAGCAAGTGGTCTTTATTGATGGGGCACTACCCGGTGAAGTCGTTATCGCAACGATTACCTCAATAGAGCGAAATTATGCTAAGGCCGAAATTAAAAAGGTACGAGAACCGTCGCCAGAGCGTGTCAAACCACCTTGCCCCATCTACTCAGAATGTGGTGGGTGTCAACTTCAGCACTTATCCTATAAAGGACAGTTACAAGAGAAGAAAGATCAAGTCATCCAAGCGTTTGAACGTTACACGACATTCACTGCCGAAACCCTACCTATAGCGGATACGATCGGGATGGACAATCCATGGGGATACCGCAATAAAGGACAATTACAAGTGGGCACAGCGGGCAATGATGTCATCGCTGGATTGTATAAGCAGGGATCTCATGAACTTGTTGATTTATCTGAGTGTGCTGTACAGCATCCGAAAACGAATGAAGTGATTCAAAAAACAAAAGACATCCTCCAAAAACTAGATATCCCCATATACAATGAACGTAAGCGTCGTGGCGTGATACGAACGATCGTCACAAGAATTGGATTTGAAACAGGACAATTACAGCTCGTGTTAGTAACAAGAACCAAAGAGATTCCGCGCTTGAAGGAGCTGCTATTAGACATACGGTTTAATTGTCCGGAAGTCAAAAGCGTTATCCAAAATATTAATCCTTCTAAGACGTCTGCCGTTTTCGGTGATGAAACTGTCTTACTATGGGGAGATGAACGAATAGAGGAAGAGCTAGGGGAGCTCGCTTTCTCATTATCCCCTCGGGCGTTCTTCCAGCTCAATCCGCAGCAAACGGTGAAATTATATGATAAGGTCAAAGCATACGCGGCATTGACTGGTGAGGAAATTGTCGTTGATGCCTACTGTGGGGTGGGAACGATCGGGCTATGGCTCGCAGACCAAGCGAAGGAAATAAGAGGCATGGATGTCATACCTGAAGCGATCATGGATGCTAGAGAGAACGCCAGAAAAAGTGGCGTAGAGAATGCGATTTACGACATCGGTAAGGCTGAAACGTGGCTTCCTAAATGGGTGAATGAAGGGTATAGACCTGACGTTGTCATCGTTGACCCCCCACGAACCGGTTGTGATGATAAGTTACTCCAAACGATCATCAAGGTCCGTCCTCAACGCCTCGTCTATGTATCCTGCAATCCTTCTACACTGGCCAAGGATTGTCAGCAGCTCTTTAAAGCTGGGTTTGAACTACAAGCTTTACAGCCCGTAGACATGTTCCCGCATACGAGTCATGTGGAAGTAGTATCGCAGCTCGTATTACGTGACACAAACAGTTCGTAG